A stretch of Heliomicrobium undosum DNA encodes these proteins:
- a CDS encoding ArnT family glycosyltransferase, protein MFNEENKPFYLLLFGILALAFILRVTVISLQGSTLFLNSDDLGYIQCAAKWLETGVMTFGSDQPTAFVGPVFPGFVAMVFAFFGSDDAGVQAVRYTQALLGVFSVFLTYRLVERLSERRTALLAAFFMAVYPSNILVNGLILTETLFTVLNLGYIFLLVKLSHEEQLSEKAEMFLFGLLGAYTALLTLARATAALFPMVFMAYLLWRRRYAFQNWLRNGLIVLMVFTVCMSPWWIRNYIAFDRFIPFSSGAGEPLLLGTYIEMEGLVDGAAPDWPVGDDELDAQEKYKQFAIERLKENVPKEPLRYLKWYTWGKFMYMWGGAFMWEPIWTSIRYWVDLIHQLLMVFALGGMGTALWRWWNRREELRAHGGLLLDEVPGDRWGAGGRLTGLLLLLSMPVYYTALHNLYFGFTRYNIPFLPIIFFFSAYAVIEAVDALLGARKGDYGRSGLFR, encoded by the coding sequence GTGTTCAACGAAGAAAACAAACCCTTCTATCTGCTCCTGTTCGGCATCTTGGCGCTGGCCTTTATCCTTCGCGTCACCGTGATTTCCCTGCAGGGCTCGACCCTCTTTTTGAACAGCGACGATTTGGGGTATATCCAGTGCGCCGCCAAATGGCTGGAAACGGGCGTCATGACTTTCGGCTCGGACCAGCCGACAGCCTTCGTGGGTCCTGTGTTCCCCGGTTTTGTGGCGATGGTATTTGCCTTTTTCGGCAGCGATGACGCCGGGGTGCAGGCGGTCCGCTACACCCAGGCGCTGCTTGGCGTGTTCTCCGTCTTTCTCACATACCGCCTCGTCGAGCGGTTGAGCGAAAGGCGAACGGCGCTGCTGGCTGCCTTTTTCATGGCCGTCTACCCCTCAAACATCCTGGTCAACGGGCTGATCCTGACGGAAACGCTGTTCACTGTCTTGAATCTCGGCTATATCTTCCTGCTGGTGAAACTGAGCCATGAGGAGCAACTCAGCGAAAAGGCCGAGATGTTCCTCTTCGGGCTCTTGGGGGCCTATACAGCCCTATTGACGTTGGCGCGGGCTACGGCGGCCCTCTTTCCGATGGTTTTTATGGCCTACCTGCTCTGGCGGCGGCGGTACGCCTTTCAGAACTGGCTTCGCAACGGTCTGATCGTGCTGATGGTGTTTACGGTGTGCATGTCTCCCTGGTGGATCCGCAACTACATCGCCTTTGACCGCTTCATCCCCTTTTCTTCAGGCGCCGGCGAGCCGCTGCTGCTCGGCACCTATATCGAGATGGAGGGGCTCGTCGACGGGGCAGCGCCGGACTGGCCCGTTGGCGATGATGAATTAGACGCCCAAGAGAAGTATAAGCAATTTGCCATCGAACGGTTGAAGGAGAATGTGCCCAAGGAACCGCTGAGGTACCTGAAATGGTACACCTGGGGCAAGTTTATGTACATGTGGGGCGGCGCTTTTATGTGGGAGCCCATCTGGACATCCATCCGCTATTGGGTCGATCTCATCCACCAGTTGTTGATGGTGTTTGCGCTGGGCGGGATGGGGACGGCGCTTTGGCGCTGGTGGAACCGGCGGGAAGAGTTGCGCGCCCATGGCGGTTTGTTGCTCGATGAGGTCCCTGGCGATCGCTGGGGCGCCGGGGGACGGCTGACAGGCCTGCTGCTGCTGTTGTCCATGCCCGTCTACTACACGGCGCTGCACAACCTCTACTTCGGATTTACTCGCTACAACATCCCCTTTCTGCCGATCATCTTTTTCTTTTCCGCCTATGCTGTTATAGAGGCGGTAGACGCCTTGCTGGGCGCGCGCAAGGGTGACTATGGACGGAGCGGGCTGTTCCGCTAA
- a CDS encoding Lon protease family protein, with product MKALSAAQLQSRRLPLDRLTVRCAPDIFEFSSTREITPLEEGIIGQPRAVKAMEFGLGAKHPGFHIYISGPIGSGKTGFAVTKVKQVAQSGSTPDDICYVNHFGQPDRPIVLTLPAGMGSELRRDVKELVEELHAEIRKALEGEAHEKRRSAFLRQVETRLTAMFREMEELAKEEGFILQKGQSGIFTIPMTEEGKPMSKDDFDALEEKTRQEINDREHHLESRLADVLRRSRNLQKEANNHIKEIERDTAHQATKHLVEALKEKYKNHAKVVEFLTNVQEDVLENLSDLKGGVSSDEEESTPAQLILLARGQKPAQQTRYEVNLFVENGAQVGAPVIVESNPTFTNLFGKVEYRSSFGSMATDFTMIKPGAVHQANGGYLILQALPLLASPGAWEGLKRVLRTRELRIENLGEQLGLPSTATLKPEPMPIDVKVILIGNPRIYYLLYNMDEDFRKFFKVRVDFDNVMERNRENIRKYAAFVGSVCERERLLPFAAEAVARVIDYSSRLVSHQRKLSTSFHDIKDMIVEAAMWADSEGAAEVLSAHVDQAMEEKNFRVNRVEERIQETMRDGMILVDTDGAVVGQVNGLAVLDLGDYAFGKPNRITARVYLGREGVIHIEREIRLSGQSHSKGVLILTSFFASRFAQDRPLSLSAALTFEQLYDGIDGDSASSAELYALLSALSGLPIRQDIAVTGSVNQRGEVQPIGGVNEKIEGFFRLCQARGLTGSQGVIIPAQNAPNLMLVQAVLDAVEAGDFHIYAVSHVDEGMEILSGVQAGQPDEDGKYPPGTVNALVTEKLLHMEEKWQESSKQAKKPRKPVPIRSGERSGENG from the coding sequence AAAACGGGTTTTGCCGTGACAAAGGTCAAACAGGTGGCCCAGTCGGGGTCGACGCCCGATGACATCTGCTATGTGAACCATTTCGGCCAGCCAGACCGGCCCATTGTCTTGACCCTGCCGGCCGGGATGGGCAGTGAGCTGCGCCGGGACGTGAAGGAACTGGTCGAGGAGTTGCACGCCGAGATCCGCAAGGCACTGGAGGGCGAGGCGCACGAGAAGCGCCGGTCGGCCTTTTTGCGCCAGGTGGAGACGCGGCTGACGGCCATGTTCCGGGAGATGGAGGAACTGGCCAAGGAAGAGGGCTTTATCCTGCAAAAAGGGCAGTCGGGCATCTTCACCATCCCCATGACCGAGGAAGGCAAGCCCATGTCCAAGGACGACTTTGACGCCCTGGAGGAGAAGACGCGCCAGGAGATCAATGATCGGGAGCATCACCTGGAAAGCCGGCTGGCCGACGTGCTGCGCCGCTCCCGGAACCTGCAGAAGGAAGCGAACAACCACATCAAGGAGATCGAGCGCGACACGGCCCACCAGGCGACGAAACACCTGGTGGAGGCCTTGAAGGAAAAATACAAAAACCACGCCAAAGTGGTTGAGTTTTTGACCAACGTGCAGGAGGATGTGCTGGAGAATCTGAGCGACCTCAAAGGGGGCGTCTCCTCCGATGAGGAGGAGAGCACCCCGGCGCAGTTGATCCTGCTGGCGCGGGGGCAAAAGCCCGCCCAGCAGACGCGCTACGAGGTCAACCTCTTCGTCGAGAACGGCGCCCAGGTGGGCGCGCCCGTCATCGTCGAGTCCAACCCCACCTTCACAAACCTCTTCGGCAAGGTCGAATACCGCAGCTCTTTTGGCAGCATGGCCACCGACTTTACCATGATCAAGCCAGGCGCCGTCCATCAGGCCAACGGCGGCTACCTGATCCTGCAGGCGCTGCCGCTACTCGCGTCGCCGGGCGCCTGGGAGGGACTCAAACGGGTGCTGAGGACGCGGGAACTGCGCATCGAAAATCTGGGCGAACAACTGGGCCTGCCCTCGACGGCCACCTTGAAGCCCGAGCCGATGCCCATCGATGTGAAGGTGATCCTGATTGGCAATCCGCGCATCTACTACCTGCTTTACAACATGGATGAGGATTTCCGCAAGTTTTTCAAGGTTCGCGTCGATTTTGACAATGTGATGGAACGGAATCGGGAAAACATACGCAAGTACGCCGCCTTTGTCGGTTCCGTCTGTGAGCGGGAAAGGTTGCTGCCCTTTGCCGCAGAAGCTGTGGCGCGGGTTATCGACTATTCGAGCCGACTCGTTTCCCACCAGCGAAAGCTCTCCACCTCGTTTCACGACATCAAGGACATGATCGTGGAAGCGGCCATGTGGGCCGATAGCGAAGGGGCCGCCGAGGTCCTGTCCGCCCATGTCGACCAGGCGATGGAGGAGAAAAACTTCCGCGTTAACCGCGTCGAGGAGCGTATCCAGGAGACGATGCGCGACGGGATGATCCTTGTCGATACGGACGGCGCCGTCGTGGGACAGGTGAATGGCCTCGCCGTCCTCGACCTGGGTGATTACGCCTTCGGCAAGCCGAACCGGATCACCGCCCGCGTCTATCTCGGTCGCGAGGGCGTCATCCACATCGAGCGGGAGATCCGCCTGAGCGGCCAGAGCCACTCCAAGGGTGTGTTGATCCTGACGTCCTTCTTCGCCTCCCGCTTTGCTCAGGACCGTCCGCTCTCCCTGTCGGCGGCGCTGACCTTCGAGCAACTCTATGACGGCATTGACGGCGACAGCGCCTCGTCGGCAGAACTGTACGCCCTTCTGTCGGCGCTGTCGGGCCTGCCGATCCGCCAGGACATCGCCGTCACCGGCTCCGTCAACCAGCGGGGCGAGGTGCAGCCCATCGGCGGCGTCAACGAAAAGATCGAGGGCTTTTTTCGGCTCTGCCAGGCGCGCGGGCTGACGGGGTCGCAAGGGGTGATCATCCCGGCGCAGAACGCGCCGAATCTGATGCTCGTTCAGGCGGTCCTCGATGCTGTAGAAGCCGGCGACTTCCATATCTACGCTGTGTCTCATGTCGATGAGGGGATGGAAATCCTCTCCGGCGTTCAGGCGGGACAGCCGGACGAGGACGGGAAATACCCGCCCGGAACGGTGAACGCGCTGGTAACGGAAAAACTGTTGCACATGGAGGAAAAGTGGCAAGAATCGTCGAAACAGGCAAAAAAACCTCGTAAGCCTGTCCCGATTCGTTCCGGGGAGCGTTCCGGTGAAAATGGATAA